The nucleotide sequence CGGTGTGCAGCTGGTCGCTCCAGCCAGGGGCCGCCGCGGAGCGGGCACTGGGGACGGCGGAGCCGAGCGGCTCGCCGAGCCGGTCCTTGAGCTCCAGCAGCAGCCGCTGCGCCCCCTTCTTGCCGATGCCGGGGACGGCGGTGAGCGCCTTCTCGTCCCCGGTGGACACCGCGAGCCGCAGCGCGTCCGGGGAGTGCACCGCCAGCATGGCCTGGGCCAGCCGGGGGCCGACCCCGCTGGCGGTCTGGAGCAGCTCGAAGACCTGGCGCTCGTCGTCGTCGGCGAAGCCGTAGAGGGTCAGCGAGTCCTCACGGACGACGAGGGAGGTGGCCAGCCGGGCCTGCTGGCCGACGCGCAGCCCGGCCAGGGTGGCGGGGGCGCACTGGAGCGCCATCCCGATCCCGCCGACCTCGATCACGGCGGTGTCCGG is from Streptomyces hygroscopicus and encodes:
- a CDS encoding Holliday junction DNA helicase RuvA, which translates into the protein MIAFVSGPVAAVAPDTAVIEVGGIGMALQCAPATLAGLRVGQQARLATSLVVREDSLTLYGFADDDERQVFELLQTASGVGPRLAQAMLAVHSPDALRLAVSTGDEKALTAVPGIGKKGAQRLLLELKDRLGEPLGSAVPSARSAAAPGWSDQLHTALVGLGYATREADEAVAAVTPQAEEAVAAGGRPQVAQLLRAALQTLNRTR